TTTCTTAGAGGCCTTTGAAGCGGAgggaaaataacaataaatatgagtaaaaaagaaaagacaaggaaacaataagaaaaggggagggggatggTGAGGAAGTTAAAGAgagatgaagaaaaacaaatagaataaaagcAAGATGAGCAGATGCCGAACCGCAATTAGGTaagtaaaactaaaaataatctcACCCCCTtccaagaaataaaacaatgaaaaacatacTTAAGGTGAGCTTTCACTGGACCTCTAATAATGAATCATTATCCTTGCAGTGCCAAACAGGTACAGACCTTGTCAGATACTGCTCCATAATGATACCACAGAGCAATATGTGACAGGGCCTTTAATATTAGCTTACAAGGAAAGATGTTAATGTCTACTCACTCTGCTGTTTACGATTCCTCCTTTTTGGTTCatatttttctccctttttactcatttatttatctatttatttcttgttatcatttttcatcaatatCCTACTTTTGactttctattttcattcatttatatttttttctattttgtacaCTATTATTATCTTTCAAtccaatcattatttttcatttctcagttcaatttattttattcatctattatttctttttaatctttaattctatttattcatttagtattacatttgtatttttttaatttcaaaattgcattttttattcTACCATTATTtcacttaattattttaatcattatttatcaattataattattttgaaagaaaggGGTGTCTGATATCATAATGTATATTCCTACATCAACCATTGCAGGAAAATAGGACCAGAAACGAAGGATTACGAGGGCAGAGATGTAGTCactttaaaatcaaataaaagtttaaatatACACTGATGTACATCATCTTGCAATCACCCTCTAAATTGTCTtttctttaaccctaaatagaccgagttatttcaacacctaagaagccccccccccttatgatctcagcCACTGATCGTGCGATAGGCACACTTCATTGCCCATGGCATAacttctaattaattatgctaatttatgtataaaatcaaaagtttgctctaTAAGGCCcctaaaaaaatgttcacagaCTCTTCATAGGACTCTGatcaaatcatttaaaaatattttaatatcataattatttatacatatatattttattgtttttagaatttcttatgtatttcttagaTTTGTTTTCTATGGAAATCGTCTGGAACTTTATTCTTacaataaacaagataaaatcaattaaatttaatcagtaaaaggagaaataataatacattgatgaattttggctaagaacactatttacAATGGATTTGTgcacaaattcatatttttgagcaattttgatTCTGCAAGCACTTACAAAATTTTGCGTAATTTCAAAACTATATACatgggggtcacaattttgatCTCAAATGCTGcatgagacttgaaagtaaaaagtcaatAGGTGAGGCCATCAACAAATTTTGTGCGGCGGATGTATAACAAGAAATATAGAGGGGGctgaatcacccccccccccattagggTTAACTCTTCAAAGGCACGCCAACATGTTCGATGCAAGTAAGAGTATGTCATTAACATTGGATGGGTTTATAATTACATTGAATGAAGCTCTATACAGAGAATGCAATACTTCCCAGAGGAATGGTAATAGATGAGCTGCCCTCGGGAACAAAGACCCTGATTCAACTTGGAAGATAATGGTCATTTCCTCTTCACTGTCATATATCATCAAACATGATGTCCTAGACACAAGACTAATCATGTCACAAGCGCAAGGAGAGAAGCGAAGGGAGGATCATTGTAGTGTTCTGAATAGGTTTAAATGCATGAGTACCATTCATGAAATTGTCATCTTTTTAATCACTAAAATTGCTAAATTGGCAACATGGTTGAATCCTCATGATCAAAATGGATGTTTTTACTTGCCAATTTGCAAGCATGTAAAGACATTTTCTATCGATCGCAGAAGAGATTTACAGTACACCAAGTGGAAAACTCCAGAAAGGACTTggtaagaaaaattgaataaaggtAGAAGTAAAATTGTAGTTGTTAAAATTGTGTTAGCACTGTAGAAAAATGACTGTCCATACCACAATGTAAACCTTTGAAAATCATCTGGTTTTCTATCCTTTTCCTATTTCTATAGAGCATATACTTTACAAGGAAAAGGTaaacaattaaataaaaaatcatgttaCCAATTTTAAGAATAAAAGGTGATCAAATACTGCTACAACTACTAAAGTCATGAATGTTCTAAGACAGGAAGGGTTAATATCCGGTTAGCCAATTTGAAGAATTTAAAGTGATAAAGCTACAAATACTCCAATGTCATGAATGGACTAATACAAGAGTTACTGATGAAGGCATGAATATGAGGTTGCAAAATTGAAGAATaaaaagtgatgaaaataaaacaatatcggGCTAAGATGGGAGTTACCGTTAACGGGGTGAATATTAGTTCACCTTCCTTTGCCCAACtaagatattttttcttatggtagcaaaatcattcacaaaaatgAGCTGAGAAGAGAGATTACTTTCCAAACCACACCCTTCCTCGGCCGTCACAGGCAATCAAAAGAATGTCATTTCACTCCGACTGTCTTGTCTTGTTAGTGGTTAGACTGCACAGACTTTCACACATTAAAATCATTGACCTGTTTGATATCAGGCCTCTAAAGAGAGAGATTTTCCCCCTTCATATCCAAGTGTGTAAAcctcatggtctagtggttctgactcctgTCCTTCAATCAagaggtcatgggttcaaatcctactcCAGTTATTTAATTCCTTCAGCaataaaatcattcatatcATGCTGTACTCAACACAGGTGAAGAAAATTGGGCCAGGcaagaaaataatttgttgaaacaaaaattgattaatggtatacaaataatgaatgtttatgagtgcaatggacagaatacttcatgaggtgaaagatgaaatgatccattcaacgaggcgtagccgagttgaatggatcattatttcatctttcaccgaatgaagtattctgtccattgcacgaatgaaaaaacattcattatttggtttatatgacacataaaaattgatttttttttcatgagaaatttatgaatttagatgcaaaacatgctcatgcagtgcgagttcggtctgttgattgttacgtcattacaacatgcgTATTTATTTGTCTATGAGCTGTCTCGGTGCgcgcgtgcaatggacaaaatcgtatggatccaaaattgcacgatgaatggatacaaaattgcacggttgatgacgtcattgcaaaatgggctgaatgaacgatatcaaacaaccaatcaaatcgcaaggatctatctaggtgtcatataatagAAACTATTAAATAGTGCATTGAAGTATAGTGCTTGGGCACACTGATAAAGGAAGTGTTAGGTGTTAAACAAGCAAGAATATTGATCACATTTATGACTATTCTGAAGCAAGGAGCAATATAGTTGATTTCAAATTCTCCAGGCCATCTctcttttaaatgattttttttcaatctttatcACTTTAAACTTCCCTAGTTAACAAGACACCATATTGCTTTTGTGATATCAAGTCTCAAAATTACAAGATGGCTTGGTTAGTATGAACAAAGATAATCTATTCTTAATCCTAATCTTACTTGGTTTACAAGTTACCATGTCTCTTCTTAGATGATATCCAGTCCTCACAATTACAGATTGCTTGATTAGTTTGAACaaagataatttcatttaatcttAATCTTACCTGGTTCGCAAGTCACTAAAGGTGGTTTAAAACCGCCtcaaagtttgtcagttccaggtattttgataatgtgaaagcaaattacgtgTAATCtcccctaaagaaaatacccgcttaATAGTAGatacttggcaaaattacgagaactttcgcggggatttttccaaggtcgcaggtattttggcaatgtaaaagcaatttacgggaacttttagcccatgTGCGTATAGTTGGGTgcgggcgccgtgggtggctgctgagctagtgatttGACTCTCACGCCttgcttgcttatcagaccataactgcgcatgctcgtaacttcaggaacttatcccgaagggtatgtttcagggcggtgtgaatgcaggaatgattaatgggtattttttagcctaaaaaagttctcgtaatttaacggggattcttatgatcgaggcggtttgaaaccaccttctgTCTCTCCTAAGATGATATCCAGTCTCAAAAATTACAGATTGCTTTGCTTGGTATGAGCAAAGATAATCTTAATCTTAATCCTACCTGGTTCACAAGTCACTCTGTCTCTCCTAAGATGATATCCAGTCTCACAATTACAGATTGCTTGGTTGGTATGAGCGTAGATACAGATCTGTTCGCAACCGCCGTTAAACACTTGGCAAGGGTCAATGTCTGGAAACACATTAGATAATCAACACAAATCAGACACTAATTAATTCAAACACTTGGTTAAGTAGTGGGAGAGGTAGCACTTTGGATATGTAAGACTATTTGTCAGCTGAAATGAAAATGACTATAATTATATTACTGAAATCGAATCAGATAGGATGATAAGATAATCATAGTGATTTTCattcaacttttaaaaattcacaataGAAGAGTTGACTCTagcaatttttaattttttacatcattattattgttgatttATTCAGCAAAAGAAATACAAGATAGAAGTAAAAATGAATGACAATGAGATAATGAATTATCATATTATGTAGCTATTTACTAGATTTGATGTGATAGAAGGATAATCTTTCCAAAAGAAAATGAGCCAACATAAGATGTACTAGTACTGGTAGAAAATTGGATTAATTGTTTctatagatggcgctgtccaaGTCCAAAGAAGAGGACAGATTGGAGGTGAATCAGAGCTAAACTTTGGGTAGTCATGGTGGTAATAATTTATTCTTGTATCACAACTCTACATCTAAAGGTGCGAGGCAAAGATTAAAAGGGGCTGGGTTTTTTAATATGACTAGTTCACTTTTATGAAAAAGTCTAGAGCGAGTGAGACAAGCAATCCAAAAGCttgatgtatatatttttttataaattaacAATTTATATTGATCtcaaaagtaaaacaaattgGATATGaagtgaaatttgaaaaaattagaatacaaataattatttatcaaaAAAGCCTGCTACTGTATTACCACTACAGCCATCAGTGGCATAATGGTGTACAGGAGGTTTTTTTAAGCTGCGAGCGAGTGAAGCAAGTGAGTAAAAAATTACCTTTATTAATCAAATTTGTTACTGATTTCAATGATATAATAACcagaaaatatcacatttcatcctttttcctttcctttttgaTCCTTACCTCATCTTTCTTGGTAAAGAAACTCttgggggtggggggagggTTATGACCCCCAGCCCCCCCCACCCTGTATACCAGTGACAgccgtaatcatcatcattatgatcctTACTAACCTCCTATAACTCTCCTTCCGCTGTGAATCAAATGAACATCCACAGGTATGATCCAGTCCCCGCTGAACGAGACCCGCTTCTCTCCACTGTTCCGGTCCAGGGCTAGGACTTCCCGCTGCTCGGAGTCCGTAGACCACATTAGCTCTCCATACAGGGCTAGGCCAAAAGGATGGTGCATTTCTGTGGAATGAATAGGAGCATGTATTGgtttttcatctaattttttttcatttttagttcTCTAGCGATTAAGCtacaattatataatattgactggccttaagggaaacatcaaatatgtcACCCCCAACAGAAAACGTATTGGCCCAAGTCTTTAGACAAGGGCAATATGGCTCTTTCAAGGGCgacatatttgatgtttcccAAAAGAATAGCCAGTCAACATTGTTATAATTACCTAAGGCTGTACAATGTGCAATTCAAGCTACTATTTGGAACAATTCATATGCCTGTTTGCTTAACACTACTTCTGAATTCAGCTTCTTCACGACCTTGGCGAAGTAACCCTGTAAGCGATTGTGACGTAATTGTTACCTTGCAGTCGCAACATGGCAATGTTTACCTCATTGGTCTTGGATTGAAAGTAGAGAGCGAAATATGACTTTTATTTATCTCCTAAAATGCCTTGTATAGGTAATAatttagattattttttatttacaagttATTCACATCATTACCCACAGGAAATATATACATTGAAGACTTGTTTCTCAGAGgcaacatttttcaaatatttctcttaatatatacatgtatctaaataATAAACAGGAATTCATGTTTGCACTTATAAGCAATGATGGTTTCATCTGTTTTAGTCATTATTCAGGCAAAGAAATTGGAATTCATTTCCTACAAACTTCAGTTCTTCCTCTTTAATATTTCAGTGCAAAATTAATTCCAAACCTGCTGTACTGAGATGGCATAGGCATGGGATGGGGTCTATGGAAAGTATGTATTACAGCATTATCTGTCAGTGTCCAAAGGGTCCAGACATTTTTCACCCCAGGATTGAAATAAACTGTACTTGGGGAATCAGCTGGCAACAAGTGCTCCATTAGCAGAAGCACTTCTAGACCAAACTTTAGACCAAGCAGCTATAGACTACCTCAATAACAGTCTTACCCCCTCTGTTGATGACCCTATGACTGGTCCCGTCGAGGTCAGCTTCGTTGATGGTACTAAGACCTGCATCGATCCAAAGAACCTTGTTGTGTGTATAGTCTATGGCCAGTTTGGTGGGTCGCACCGGTGACGCTGCTACCGTGACACGGTTACTCCCATCATGCCTTGCGGCTTCGATCTTAGGAGACTCCCCCCAAGAACTCCAGTAGATGATGCTGCAAAAGAAAAGCATAGCTGGCACCATAAGCATAGCGTCTCTGGGCTGTTAAAATCTTGTTATCtcaaaactaaaatattttgatgaggGCTCagaaaaaacttgattttagaATTATAACATGGGTAGCAACCTTCTGATCCCTCGAAAGAGTTTTTCAAAGGTATCAGGAGAATGTTTTCACACAATATAAGATTGCAATCATTGACATATTTCAAAAATACAGCTTTTCTAAGCTacccacaattttttttatagatattacaaatatgacccctttattttcttttcacaaGAGCAGGAAATCACCatgtaaatatttgattgaGGATGATGAGGCTAATAAGAATCTTCTTTCATATTCTACATTTCTATAAATCCCATCACCTACTGCATGTTTATCCAATATGTTGGTCTCATTGCCATCAATTTGAAGAACTCATAGTTCTAATAACCTTACCATCACTACccattatttttgtctttccAAATTACAAATTAGAATCATCAACTAAAACACAATATCACCAAAGCAAAACTTCTAGTAATACTGTATACTCACTTCAGAGCAGGATGAACTGCTATACCATGTGGCTCATCCAATGATGACATGAGTATCGTGTGTCGACTACCAGGGTACAAGCTCTGAGTAGCAATATAGCTCCCTCTAACAAATAGAATAATACAAAACCAtgcaatagtaataatattccTTTTTATGATATATTAGTGTGGTgcatttctcccttttttctacaTATTGTACACAGTTGAAAATTTGTACTTTTAATTGTGTACAAGGGCAGAtttgtgatttcaataaatgttgGGAGTCAAACTTGGACTAAGAGACTGGTCAGGAGAAAAGCAAAAATTGGGAGAAATACAAAAAAGCTAAggaaatgtgtttttattcaaataagagGACATTGAAAAGGGAAGCTAAAAGAGGACTTACAAGTACTAGTAAAAGATTCAATAAGAATAGTACAAGCTCCAATATAAACTTGCCAAAAAAACTTAAACTCTTTGGaaattattatgttttatatgGTGTCAATCAGTGATTAAATTATGAGTAATGTTAGGAAACATGGGTACGTTGAACACAATTCAagaaatcaaatacaatttaaaCCATATTAAGATTGGTTAAAAATCAGGTTGTGTTTGATTATTCGAACTGCGTTTGATTGAACAGGTCCCAgaagatagaaagtaaaaatatcattgtattCTCACACTGAATCAACCCAATACAATCTCCGGTGCATCCAATCGACAGCCATGCCTTCCACCGAGTCCACGCCCCTCGTCGACACCACCTCCAGGCCACGCCCATCGGTCCTGACCCTCTCGATCACACCCCTCCCATGATCCGCAAAGTACACCATCTTATGTAAGGGGTCAAACTCGATGGTGGAGATGTTGCTGAGTCCGGCCTTGGCGATGGTCATGTGACCGGATCCGTCCGCGTAGATGCGGTGGATGCTGGTGGTGTTGGCGTAGATGAGGTAGGAGCGGGAGGGGTCAGGGGTCAGGTCGGGGAGGTCAATCTGACAGTCGCTGTGCGTGCTACAGTTGAAAGACCCTGTCAAGAGAAACATTCATAGTGAAAGGGTGAGGGAAAAATATTTCTGACTAAATTTGTAGGGATTGAGTGTCAACATAATAATAAGGAATAGATGAAAGTGCAGTGGatcaaaatattgcaaaagGTGAAATAGTAATTGATTTACATTGGCTTCACCTCTTTGAATAGAATGTTTCTGATTCTTTCCAAATTCTATGACTCAAAAGAAATTCCCCCTTActgtggcggaccgtgacccagaggagacaaagcattggagtgGCACtatattgtttgtgaacaatgctgtgccacttcaatgctttgtctcctccgggtcaccaATTATGAAACATGTATGAATTTGGTTTTCTTTATCTATGAAAAAAGTGGACAATATGGGACAATTAGgaaatgtttaaaaaacatttatatggTCACTTCACACATGTTTACAGCACATAAAGATGGCTGCTCTACAGAAAGCATTGTTAATCGCAGGTCCATGTGATTTATTAATTTACTAAAAGAGTTCatcacctcatcatcatcatcaccattatgaGGTGAGGTGATGCAGGCAGGTCGATCAGAATGTTTGACTTACCAGCAATATCAAACGAGGGTTGAGTAGATGGGTGGTTGATGCAGACACCTTTGGGGCTACTTTCTACGAAAATACTCCAATCGACTCTGGACTCCGGACTGTCTCCGTACTTCACGATACTGTGGATGCTGTTCTCCACAGAGTCGGCCCAGTAGACCTTCTGCTCAAAGATGGCCAAGCCAAATGCATTTGGGCTggaaaacaacaaaagaaatgcattttgaatattataTACTACTATGAGTCAACTTTTATGCTTATGTCAGGTCATGATGTCCATCTTGTAATGagagtgcccccctccccctcccccccaaccTCTCCAGtatgatatcaattttatttcattagcAGTCCTCTTCAGAAGTTGAGATGGCGCTATTCCATGTGCCTGCAGTAATCAACAAACAGTAGAGGGGAAGTTCACCACGATGATAAAGTTGCttcaataaaagcagaaaaatgagagaaaaatattggtgaagtgTTTACGGGAATGCATCAATGAAAAGAGTTATCATTTCTTTAGgttttgaatttgtgatatcatatACAAGCAGTACATGTCATATAAATTCCTTAAATACCCATATCTTTATGGTTAAAGGTGAATGAAGATGCTTTCCTCAAATTAGCGGAATATGAAATAACGTGTCTAATGCGACAATGAATGCACAAGtaaaattttctgagaaaatggcatttttatggaatttatagcaaacaaaaaaatggggGATCCCTTTTCATGGGACATCGTAAAATCATCACTTTAGAAATCTGTAACTCCtctattctttgatggattttagCAGAACTTTCACAAATATGTCCTTTTTTGTTTTCTGCTTTCATTAAACCCAGTTTACGTCAGTGTGGACTATCTACCTGATTTTTTCCAAGAGTCTATTCCTCTTCTTCCCGATATAGTTGGACGATTCTATCCTCCGCTTTCCAATGTCCAGCCAGTAGACCCTCTTATCGATCACATCTATGGCTAGATTCCTGATGACCTTGAGGTCATTCTTTGAGATTCTCTTGGTGTGTCTGCCATTGGTGGACACTCGCTCCACCTTGTCGGCTTTACCTGACGAACTCCAGAATATAAACCTGAGGAGAGAACATCAAATAATTGTTGTTCTTAGATTTTTGTTTCATACCAGCTCTTCATAACATACACACgactttacaaacgactggtgACTCTATATTCAGAGCTAAAAACGATCTCACTCTAATGACATACTGTACCTGTCAATCCTGTCAAATAGCAAATATTCTCTATTCAATTTTACTACACTTCGTTGAATAGAGCTTCCTTTTTTTCACATCATGCAAAATCTTATAACATCACACTCGTGCCTATTCACAATTTGTATACTGGCAGGTATAATTGTTATGGACATTTCAGAATTCATTTATGAACACACTCACCCTTCAAATGGATCCAAAGCAATAGCCTTAGGTCTCCTTTTACCGGTGTTGAAGACTACTTCTCTGTTTGAGCCGTTTAAATCGCATCTCTCGATCTGCTTGAGTCTGTAATCTGTCCAGTAGATCTTATTATGAACCCAATCAACGGCTAAGCTCTCTGGGCTGTGCAGATGCCTTGAGACTATATGCTGAGAAAAGATTGGAGGGTGAAAGACACGAGAGAGGTGTGATATTATCTGCGGGATGATCATCAATTTAATAATCATTAGAATTATTCCAATCAAAGTCATATTCCATCCCCACAATCACCATCCatattgtcatcaccatcatcacatcacACTCATAAATTTTCATAGACATAATcgctatcaccatcatcaattcatcatcaccttcttcttcatcatcatcaccatcacatcTTCATCACAATCACTGCCATTATCTTcacatcattaccatcattatcatcatcatcatcataatcaccaccaccatcatcaccataaacatcatcattatcatcatcatcaccatgatcatcaccatcatcaccataaatatcatcatcatcattctttaGGGGCTGTTTAGCAAATCAATGATGTAATCACAATCAATTCTAAAACATAATCCATTGTCACATGACACAGGATACCAAAGTACTcttcattaaaatttcaaacatggAAGGCACTTCCATACTACTTTTAGAAGAAACATTAAACTGCAAATATAGCATTTATTCTGAATCTACACTAGTAATAGATACCCAAGGCTTAATTAATCCAAGGACATCTTCGGCCATGGCATCTTCCTTAGCTGCCCAACTGCTTGACCTCAATGTCCATTTAATTGGCCATGGATACAACGTGTGCCCTTACTCCCATTTGTACTGTAATATATAACATTTGTCCTATAAAAGTGGTTGAGCCCTCAAAATATTGAAACCAAGACTGTGTTGGTGtttctgtttcataaagctttatgCATGGTCTATGAAGACTGGAAGAGGTTCTTAGGTgcccaagtttttttttatctttgcagtttttattcGTCATAAAAATGATcaaagtatacaaaacatatgtttgcacttcaataaaaaagaacattgtataagtacatacaacAATCtcaatttacaagaaaattgtACCCTAGCGCTACCAACAGGACGATCCCTTAACCGAAGAAGGGGGTACGGTAATACCCAATGGTCCAGTGTCGACCTGGCGGCATCGCCGGGGTATAACGCAACCCAAAAAATAGGTGCCCAAATTCGCTACATAGTAATTCAgcagaaaggttcaccagtcatgcACAGGGTTGTGAGTACTCAataatacgaacagctttatgaactGTTCAactagggcctgtaacacaaagcttagcaatcactATAGAACATTTTTTACgactgattgcattgactacaatgtacaatcaatcatgacaATCATTCAATTAATCAttatgctttgtgttacaggacctaGGGCACGCTTTAGCATCTCCTTACCTGAATCTCTCCTCCATCCAATGATTTCCCTTCAATCTTGTTGGTACTCCTGTCAATCCAGAACACCATTCTCTCTCTATGATGGATGTCCAGGGAGAGGACGGTGTTCACGTCGTTTGCGATCCGTCGCCCCGGTAACGCATTCTGGATGTCTGCTTCCGAGATGCTGTCTCTGTGACTGTATATGATTTCTGCTTCAGGTcctgtagtaaaaaaaaagagatggaATTAAGAGATAGGCCTATAAATTGATCCTTGTTAGAGATATGGGGGGGGGTAAAactttgaatatgaaatgtttcTTGCTCAAGTAGTAGAATAGGCAGACAACTCCTATTTTTGTACTTTTGGGGAAAAGGATGGCTGTTTAATTTGACTAAGGTGGCTAAAATTATTTCCAAGACTTTTAAAATCAATCACTTGTcagtaaaatgttttatatcatcatcatcctgttCTCTGACCAATTAATGTGAGTGTGATCGTCAACATTATCACCAAACAACGTTATCATCTTAATGTCTTCTTGATCATCAAAATCAGTAATCAGAggtatcatcaccaccattatcatcattctcagcatcatcatcatcactgttgcACTGCATCTTCCAAattaattcatcattttcatcaccatcacattttcctcaatcatcatcaccatcatatcatcatcaccaatcacaattaccatattttattaatcatcagtacaattcatttattttctctttcgatcttttta
This region of Lytechinus variegatus isolate NC3 chromosome 18, Lvar_3.0, whole genome shotgun sequence genomic DNA includes:
- the LOC121431912 gene encoding low-density lipoprotein receptor-related protein 4-like; this encodes MAGRGRGRGRGKGAYQVTCPPGFKREKGLGCRDVNECKVGGVSQCGQLCVNTLGSYHCSCLPGYAIGADEWSCSAGGPEAEIIYSHRDSISEADIQNALPGRRIANDVNTVLSLDIHHRERMVFWIDRSTNKIEGKSLDGGEIQHIVSRHLHSPESLAVDWVHNKIYWTDYRLKQIERCDLNGSNREVVFNTGKRRPKAIALDPFEGFIFWSSSGKADKVERVSTNGRHTKRISKNDLKVIRNLAIDVIDKRVYWLDIGKRRIESSNYIGKKRNRLLEKISPNAFGLAIFEQKVYWADSVENSIHSIVKYGDSPESRVDWSIFVESSPKGVCINHPSTQPSFDIAGSFNCSTHSDCQIDLPDLTPDPSRSYLIYANTTSIHRIYADGSGHMTIAKAGLSNISTIEFDPLHKMVYFADHGRGVIERVRTDGRGLEVVSTRGVDSVEGMAVDWMHRRLYWVDSVGSYIATQSLYPGSRHTILMSSLDEPHGIAVHPALNIIYWSSWGESPKIEAARHDGSNRVTVAASPVRPTKLAIDYTHNKVLWIDAGLSTINEADLDGTSHRVINRGEMHHPFGLALYGELMWSTDSEQREVLALDRNSGEKRVSFSGDWIIPVDVHLIHSGRRVIGDIDPCQVFNGGCEQICIYAHTNQAICNCETGYHLRRDRVTCEPDECFLGLHNCNPNALCTNTPDGYLCTCREGFVGDGFSCLAITTPPQRLIGPPDVIITQPQPPLPPSSSPSPPVNEDEASIATRLATITAITTSVLPTSSANPARSDPLSPDTTPTEPPSADTVTTETSDSSTAMTFMLYPIRSTLTPPTVKQESTFAPTKSPKKAKGGHLGEGEAGVTPKKPSGHFGVCPLTHRYYCLNGGKCTFLKAVETPSCECQNGFAGQRCEFADKHITKGINMQKVTAVSAGVLAPLFLVLVISTLLCYWKRARSKARSQAYNIEFVMSAPPPDGNGSLPKKTNMNATLERIDKNHVPLIPTMSQGSTQSEPPTRSPPKPPVGQLQNCYSDPSSLIVPGSTLPGLQNTHHYYKVPRTGAPAPKPKPSLKPNNLQLTVENALQSQTKPGNGRSKFQSSEKNRSKTLDTAYLTPKEILTEEGEAQRVSAYIDVNDSRSFLPAKTFLNIKNKLSRRIENVYVNMPKTSTGNNVK